The Desulfoplanes formicivorans genome window below encodes:
- the tsaB gene encoding tRNA (adenosine(37)-N6)-threonylcarbamoyltransferase complex dimerization subunit type 1 TsaB: MTTRPILAINGTEELLQVVIGTDTTLLFCSGINGPGRTMRHLLPMIDEGLSRLGLNLADCRGIACTRGPGSFTGIRVVLATIEGMSRASGVPIAGLDYLPLLAGDLMAHWHGEAWVLTYARKNQVYMQGFSMPETTPLGPARACSHDQAADMLCARPGKVLVGGSGITKNQTFFNARLASSAIHMAQRDVLSSHALLSAACKEDFTRESIPPLYLRASDAEDNLAAIARKRGISLDDARQRIPSQE, encoded by the coding sequence ATGACAACACGACCCATCCTGGCCATCAACGGTACTGAAGAACTGCTTCAAGTTGTCATTGGCACCGACACCACCCTTTTGTTCTGCTCGGGGATCAACGGCCCGGGAAGAACCATGCGCCACCTTCTGCCCATGATTGACGAGGGTCTTTCCAGACTCGGTCTGAACCTTGCCGACTGCCGGGGCATTGCCTGTACCCGCGGTCCGGGCAGTTTCACCGGAATCCGGGTTGTTTTGGCGACCATTGAAGGTATGTCCCGGGCATCTGGCGTTCCCATAGCCGGTCTCGACTATCTTCCTCTTCTTGCCGGAGATCTCATGGCCCATTGGCACGGCGAGGCCTGGGTTTTGACCTATGCCCGTAAAAATCAGGTCTACATGCAGGGCTTTTCCATGCCAGAGACAACCCCCCTTGGCCCAGCCCGGGCCTGTTCCCATGACCAGGCAGCCGATATGCTTTGCGCACGCCCGGGCAAAGTGCTTGTGGGCGGCAGCGGCATCACCAAAAACCAGACGTTCTTCAACGCGCGGCTGGCCTCATCCGCCATCCACATGGCACAACGCGATGTTCTTTCCTCTCATGCCCTTCTCAGCGCGGCATGCAAGGAAGACTTCACCCGGGAATCCATCCCCCCACTCTACTTGCGAGCCTCTGATGCCGAGGACAATTTGGCTGCCATTGCCCGCAAAAGAGGCATTTCTCTGGATGACGCCCGCCAACGCATCCCTTCTCAGGAATAA
- the rseP gene encoding RIP metalloprotease RseP, translating to MILSTLAIILVLGALIFFHELGHFLVARSMDIGVKAFSLGFGPKIWKRTWGQTEYRLSAFPLGGYVQLVGENKEDEVPEGFLPEQSFAHRPPWQRMLVVAAGPVFNFILAWLIYWGIFWAQGQTELLPRIGDVQPDSPAQMAGIMAGDVVTAVNDVPTTYWQDLSEAIRTNKDATLRLSILRQGEIITIRVTPHLQERTNIFGETKKVPMVGIIASGDTTTIDLSMLGAAAAGATQTWNLTKLTFQGIIKLVERVVPLDNIGGPIMIAQMVGQQAHEGMVNLLAITALISINLGLLNLLPIPVLDGGHILFCAIEWIRKRPLDEKLQNITTRMGLAFLLALMGLAIFNDLWRSFN from the coding sequence ATGATATTGAGTACACTTGCCATCATTCTTGTCCTTGGAGCATTGATCTTCTTCCATGAATTGGGACATTTCCTGGTAGCCCGAAGCATGGATATCGGAGTCAAGGCCTTTTCCCTGGGATTTGGTCCCAAAATCTGGAAACGAACCTGGGGGCAGACCGAATACCGCCTTTCGGCATTTCCCCTGGGAGGATATGTCCAGCTGGTGGGCGAAAACAAGGAGGATGAGGTTCCGGAAGGATTCTTACCCGAGCAGAGCTTTGCCCATCGTCCTCCGTGGCAGCGCATGCTCGTGGTGGCGGCCGGTCCAGTCTTCAATTTCATCCTGGCATGGCTCATCTACTGGGGTATTTTCTGGGCCCAGGGCCAAACCGAACTGCTTCCCCGCATAGGCGATGTGCAGCCTGACAGCCCAGCCCAGATGGCCGGGATCATGGCTGGCGACGTTGTCACGGCGGTCAACGATGTGCCCACCACCTACTGGCAGGATCTTTCCGAAGCCATTCGCACCAACAAGGATGCCACTCTGCGTCTTTCCATCCTGCGCCAGGGAGAGATCATCACCATAAGGGTGACCCCCCATCTTCAGGAACGCACCAACATCTTCGGGGAGACCAAAAAGGTGCCCATGGTCGGCATCATTGCCTCGGGGGACACCACCACCATTGACCTGTCCATGCTGGGCGCTGCAGCAGCCGGAGCAACGCAAACCTGGAACCTGACCAAACTGACCTTTCAGGGCATCATCAAACTGGTGGAACGGGTCGTTCCCCTGGACAACATCGGCGGGCCCATCATGATCGCCCAGATGGTCGGACAGCAGGCCCATGAAGGGATGGTCAACCTGCTGGCCATCACCGCTCTCATCAGTATCAATCTCGGTTTGCTGAACCTGTTGCCCATTCCGGTGCTCGATGGTGGACACATCCTTTTTTGCGCCATTGAATGGATCCGCAAACGTCCCCTGGATGAAAAACTCCAGAACATTACCACCCGCATGGGCCTGGCCTTTCTGCTGGCCCTCATGGGCCTGGCCATTTTCAACGACCTCTGGCGTTCATTCAACTGA
- a CDS encoding phosphatidate cytidylyltransferase, whose amino-acid sequence MTLSSHQKRIATALVLVPVIIWIVFQRDRILAAGLFVVAGLGLYEYCSMFWHGRQRNGFLGLGLVLGGMATFAMSPALIQYAPLCMPAIFLILATFFLFSYSRSPSSASFSDLALLLAGVVYLAVMLQLVRFLAPVETMLVLVCAFATDTGGFYAGGLWGQRKIWPGISPKKTWAGSFGGMILTTLCSLLIGLVWGASSWWTFVILGVVLNIAAQMGDFFESALKRWSGVKDSGHILPGHGGIMDRIDSLLFALPIYSLAREVVAFF is encoded by the coding sequence ATGACCCTTTCATCCCATCAAAAACGCATTGCCACTGCCCTTGTTCTTGTTCCGGTCATCATCTGGATTGTTTTCCAACGGGACCGCATCCTGGCAGCGGGCCTTTTTGTGGTCGCAGGACTGGGGCTTTATGAGTACTGCTCCATGTTCTGGCACGGCCGACAAAGAAACGGTTTTCTCGGCCTTGGTCTGGTCCTTGGTGGCATGGCCACTTTTGCCATGAGCCCCGCACTCATCCAGTACGCGCCCCTGTGCATGCCTGCCATCTTCCTGATCCTGGCAACCTTCTTTTTGTTCAGCTACAGTCGCTCCCCATCAAGTGCTTCCTTTTCAGACCTGGCTCTGCTTCTGGCAGGCGTAGTCTATCTGGCGGTCATGCTTCAGCTGGTCCGTTTCCTTGCTCCTGTGGAAACCATGCTCGTTTTGGTATGTGCCTTTGCCACGGACACCGGAGGGTTCTATGCCGGAGGCTTATGGGGCCAACGCAAAATCTGGCCGGGCATCAGTCCCAAGAAAACATGGGCCGGGAGTTTCGGGGGCATGATATTGACCACCCTTTGTTCCCTGCTTATAGGCCTTGTTTGGGGTGCTTCTTCCTGGTGGACCTTTGTCATCCTGGGGGTGGTGCTGAACATCGCGGCCCAGATGGGTGATTTTTTTGAGTCCGCCCTCAAACGCTGGTCGGGCGTCAAGGATTCCGGTCACATCCTGCCGGGCCATGGAGGAATCATGGACCGCATCGACAGTTTGCTCTTTGCTTTGCCCATCTATTCTCTGGCCAGAGAAGTGGTCGCCTTTTTCTGA
- the uppS gene encoding polyprenyl diphosphate synthase, whose amino-acid sequence MDTARLPEHVAIIMDGNGRWAKQRGLQRSAGHKAGANTAHDIVTEARSVGIRYLTLYTFSKENWARPQEEIGFLFDLLGDYLTKNTPSLLEQSIRLNILGDIEELPFGARQIVKRTCQKTRDCRAMVLNLALNYSGREEILHATRSMMAAGIPASKVTESSFKDHLYTAGQPDPDLIIRTSGELRLSNYLLFQSAYSELYFTDILWPDFSPEHFHRALEDFARRSRRFGTTGEGEPST is encoded by the coding sequence CTGGACACAGCACGTTTACCCGAACATGTAGCCATCATCATGGATGGCAACGGACGGTGGGCGAAGCAGCGCGGTTTGCAACGCAGCGCCGGGCACAAGGCCGGCGCCAACACGGCCCATGACATTGTCACCGAGGCCCGATCCGTTGGTATCCGTTATCTGACCCTGTACACCTTTTCCAAGGAAAACTGGGCACGTCCCCAAGAGGAAATCGGATTCCTCTTCGACCTTCTTGGGGACTATCTGACCAAAAACACCCCGAGTCTTCTCGAACAGTCCATCCGTCTCAATATCCTTGGTGACATTGAGGAGCTGCCCTTTGGGGCCCGGCAGATCGTCAAACGAACCTGCCAGAAAACCAGGGACTGCAGGGCCATGGTTCTCAACCTTGCCCTGAACTATTCGGGACGGGAAGAAATCCTCCATGCCACCCGGTCGATGATGGCCGCGGGCATCCCCGCCAGCAAGGTCACGGAATCGTCTTTCAAGGACCATCTGTACACGGCCGGACAGCCCGACCCCGACCTGATCATCAGGACGAGCGGGGAATTGCGCCTGAGCAACTACCTGCTGTTCCAGTCAGCCTACAGCGAACTCTACTTCACGGATATCCTCTGGCCCGATTTCAGCCCGGAGCACTTTCATCGCGCCCTGGAAGACTTTGCACGTCGAAGTCGCCGTTTCGGGACAACAGGGGAAGGGGAACCGAGCACATGA
- the dxr gene encoding 1-deoxy-D-xylulose-5-phosphate reductoisomerase: protein MTYISSLAFPAHLVAGPRSVTILGSTGSIGTNALEVIARNPERFRITGLAGATNTSLLAKQATRFRPRRLGVLTTEKARELTALLPAGYSPEIVVGQEGYMAMAQDPDADMIVSAQVGAAGLAPTLTAAQAGKVLCLANKESLVLGGHLIRKACASTGSVILPVDSEHNAIFQALSGHDLHMVRRILLTASGGPFRTRSLSFLRTVTPEQALKHPNWSMGAKISIDSATLMNKGLEVIEAFHLFGTGPETIEVVVHPQSIVHSMVEYRDGSILAHMGVPDMKIPIGYCLTYPERIEHDLDHLDFATLGTLQFEKPRRETFRCLDLAFQALAAGPSHPVVLNAANEIAVQAFLDRQIPFLGIPALVEAALDQHTPRPLDSLEDILDLDASTRTFATHHIATSPGSPG from the coding sequence ATGACCTATATTTCATCCCTTGCCTTTCCGGCCCATCTTGTAGCAGGGCCACGATCAGTCACCATCCTTGGCAGTACCGGCTCCATCGGTACCAACGCCCTGGAGGTCATTGCCCGCAATCCTGAACGCTTTCGGATCACGGGTCTTGCCGGGGCCACCAACACGTCCCTTTTGGCCAAGCAGGCCACCAGATTCCGGCCCCGGAGGCTCGGAGTCCTGACCACCGAGAAAGCCCGGGAACTTACGGCATTGCTCCCTGCCGGGTATTCCCCGGAAATCGTCGTGGGTCAGGAAGGGTATATGGCCATGGCCCAGGATCCGGATGCGGACATGATTGTGTCCGCACAGGTCGGGGCCGCAGGTCTTGCCCCCACCCTGACCGCGGCCCAAGCCGGCAAGGTGCTCTGCCTGGCCAACAAGGAGTCCCTGGTCCTTGGAGGGCATCTCATCAGAAAGGCCTGTGCATCCACCGGAAGTGTCATTCTCCCGGTGGATTCGGAACACAATGCCATCTTCCAGGCCCTGTCAGGACACGACCTCCATATGGTCCGCCGCATCCTGCTCACGGCCTCGGGCGGCCCCTTTCGGACCCGATCTCTCTCGTTTCTGCGCACCGTCACTCCCGAGCAGGCCCTCAAGCACCCCAACTGGTCCATGGGCGCCAAAATCAGTATTGATTCGGCAACCCTGATGAACAAGGGGCTTGAGGTCATCGAGGCCTTTCATCTGTTCGGCACCGGGCCGGAGACCATTGAGGTGGTTGTCCATCCCCAAAGCATTGTCCACTCCATGGTCGAATACCGGGATGGCTCCATTCTGGCCCATATGGGGGTTCCGGACATGAAAATCCCCATTGGCTATTGCCTGACCTATCCCGAACGCATCGAACATGACTTGGACCATCTTGACTTTGCAACCCTGGGCACTTTGCAGTTTGAAAAACCCCGTCGGGAGACGTTCCGCTGCCTTGACCTGGCCTTTCAGGCACTGGCTGCGGGTCCCAGCCATCCTGTGGTTCTCAATGCGGCCAATGAAATAGCGGTTCAGGCGTTTCTGGACCGCCAGATCCCCTTTCTGGGCATCCCGGCCCTGGTGGAAGCAGCTCTTGATCAGCATACACCAAGACCCCTTGATTCCCTGGAAGACATTCTGGATCTGGATGCCTCCACCAGGACCTTTGCCACCCATCACATTGCAACAAGCCCCGGTTCTCCAGGTTGA